In Vibrio lentus, a single genomic region encodes these proteins:
- the mnmG gene encoding tRNA uridine-5-carboxymethylaminomethyl(34) synthesis enzyme MnmG, translated as MNNASYDFRSHEQDQVVGVVTQMGLKFRANAVVLTVGTFLGGKIHIGMESSSGGRAGDPPSIALADRLRDLPFRVDRLKTGTPPRIDARSVDFSELEVQHGDNPTPVFSFMGNRAQQPRQIPCYITHTNENTHDVIRANLDRSPMYAGVIEGIGPRYCPSIEDKVMRFADKNSHQIFIEPEGLTTHELYPNGISTSLPFDVQVKIVHSMKGFENAHIVRPGYAIEYDFFDPRDLKLTYETKFIKGLFFAGQINGTTGYEEAAAQGLMAGLNASLFTQGKEGWSPRRDQAYMGVLIDDLSTMGTKEPYRMFTSRAEYRLLLREDNADIRLTEKSRELGLVDDARWTRFNEKMENMEKERQRLKETWINPKSEDIDQLNQILKTPMSREASGEDLLRRPEMTYSQLTSLDRFGPALEDQQASEQVEIQVKYDGYIQRQQDEIEKSLRHENTKLPADIDYSKVKGLSNEVVLKLTTAKPDSIGIASRISGITPAAISILLVYLKKHGLLKKGEEA; from the coding sequence AATTCCGCGCTAACGCTGTGGTCTTAACGGTAGGCACATTCCTAGGCGGTAAGATCCATATTGGTATGGAAAGTTCATCGGGTGGACGTGCGGGTGATCCACCATCGATCGCGCTTGCTGACCGTCTTCGTGATCTTCCATTTCGTGTTGATCGCCTGAAAACGGGTACACCTCCTCGCATCGATGCACGCAGCGTTGATTTTTCTGAGCTTGAGGTTCAACACGGCGATAATCCGACTCCGGTTTTCTCATTCATGGGTAACCGAGCTCAGCAGCCGCGTCAGATTCCATGTTACATCACGCACACTAACGAAAATACGCATGACGTTATTCGTGCCAATCTTGATCGCAGCCCGATGTACGCAGGTGTGATTGAAGGTATTGGCCCTCGTTACTGTCCGTCGATTGAAGACAAAGTGATGCGTTTTGCTGATAAAAACAGTCACCAAATTTTCATTGAGCCTGAAGGCCTAACGACGCACGAGTTATACCCGAATGGTATTTCAACCAGTTTGCCGTTTGATGTTCAGGTAAAAATCGTTCACTCAATGAAAGGTTTTGAGAACGCACACATCGTTCGTCCTGGCTACGCGATTGAGTACGATTTCTTTGACCCTCGCGATCTTAAACTGACTTACGAGACCAAATTTATTAAGGGTTTGTTCTTTGCGGGGCAAATCAATGGCACCACTGGTTACGAAGAAGCTGCTGCACAAGGCTTAATGGCCGGTTTGAATGCGAGTTTGTTTACGCAAGGCAAAGAGGGCTGGAGCCCACGCCGCGATCAAGCTTACATGGGTGTACTTATCGATGACTTGTCGACAATGGGTACCAAAGAACCGTACCGCATGTTTACATCTCGCGCCGAATACCGCTTGTTGCTACGTGAAGACAACGCAGATATCCGTTTGACTGAAAAGTCACGTGAACTTGGCTTGGTCGACGATGCTCGTTGGACGCGATTCAACGAGAAGATGGAAAACATGGAGAAAGAGCGTCAACGTCTTAAAGAAACATGGATTAATCCAAAATCTGAAGATATTGATCAATTGAACCAGATCCTTAAAACACCAATGTCTCGTGAAGCGAGTGGTGAAGATCTTCTTCGTCGTCCTGAAATGACTTATTCACAGCTAACGTCGTTGGATCGTTTCGGTCCCGCACTGGAAGATCAACAAGCCTCAGAGCAAGTTGAGATCCAAGTTAAGTACGATGGCTATATCCAGCGCCAACAAGATGAAATTGAAAAATCACTGCGTCATGAAAACACCAAACTGCCGGCTGACATCGATTACAGCAAGGTAAAAGGGCTTTCTAACGAAGTGGTTCTAAAACTAACTACCGCTAAACCTGACTCGATCGGTATTGCGTCGCGTATCTCTGGTATTACGCCTGCTGCAATCTCGATTTTGTTGGTTTATCTGAAAAAGCACGGCCTATTGAAAAAAGGTGAGGAAGCATAA
- the rsmG gene encoding 16S rRNA (guanine(527)-N(7))-methyltransferase RsmG: MSVLREKLDHLIGQTELEVSEKQRGQLVGYVELLNKWNKAYNLTSVRDPQEMMVKHILDSIIVSTHLQGKRFIDVGTGPGLPGIPLSIMNPDCEFYLLDSLGKRIRFIKQVIHELGIDNVVPVQSRVEEFQPEEKFDAVLSRAFASMTDMVEWCHHLPKEQSGVFLALKGQHPRDEIDLLPEWCSVTDIKALQVPELDGERHLVTLSRQG, from the coding sequence ATGAGCGTATTACGCGAAAAACTGGATCACCTGATTGGCCAGACTGAACTTGAAGTATCGGAAAAACAACGTGGCCAATTAGTGGGCTACGTTGAGTTACTCAATAAATGGAACAAGGCTTATAATTTAACGTCTGTTCGTGACCCGCAAGAAATGATGGTGAAACATATCTTAGATAGCATCATTGTTAGCACTCACTTACAAGGTAAGCGCTTTATTGATGTAGGTACTGGCCCTGGTCTTCCTGGGATTCCGCTCTCAATCATGAACCCTGACTGCGAGTTTTACTTGCTCGATAGCCTAGGCAAGCGTATTCGTTTTATTAAACAAGTGATTCATGAATTGGGCATCGATAACGTTGTTCCAGTACAAAGCCGTGTTGAAGAATTTCAACCAGAAGAAAAGTTTGATGCAGTGCTCAGCCGTGCGTTTGCTTCAATGACAGACATGGTAGAGTGGTGTCATCATTTACCTAAAGAGCAATCCGGTGTATTTTTGGCTCTTAAGGGACAACATCCTAGAGACGAAATCGACCTGTTACCTGAATGGTGTTCAGTGACAGACATCAAAGCTTTGCAAGTGCCAGAGCTTGATGGAGAGCGTCATTTAGTTACTTTATCGCGTCAGGGATAA
- a CDS encoding ParA family protein, with amino-acid sequence MGRIVAIANQKGGVGKTTTCVNLAASMAATKRKILVVDLDPQGNATMASGVDKYQVEATAYDLLVEDSPFDEVVCRSTSGNYDLIAANGDVTAAEIKLMEVFAREVRLKNALASIRSNYDFIFIDCPPSLNLLTINAMAAADSVLVPMQCEYFALEGLTALMDTISKLAAVVNEDLKIEGLLRTMYDPRNRLSNEVSDQLKKHFGNKVYRTVIPRNVRLAEAPSHGKPAMYYDKYSAGAKAYLALAGEMLRREEVPV; translated from the coding sequence GTGGGTAGAATTGTAGCAATTGCCAACCAGAAAGGTGGCGTAGGAAAAACAACAACTTGTGTTAACTTAGCAGCATCAATGGCGGCAACTAAACGCAAGATATTGGTTGTTGACCTCGACCCTCAAGGTAATGCCACTATGGCGAGTGGTGTCGACAAATATCAGGTTGAAGCAACTGCTTACGATTTGCTAGTTGAAGACAGCCCATTTGATGAGGTAGTTTGCCGAAGTACATCTGGTAATTACGATCTCATCGCCGCAAACGGTGACGTTACGGCAGCAGAAATCAAACTGATGGAAGTCTTTGCTCGCGAAGTTCGCCTAAAGAATGCGCTGGCATCCATTCGCAGTAACTATGATTTCATCTTTATTGATTGCCCGCCGTCATTAAATCTTCTTACAATCAACGCGATGGCTGCGGCCGATTCCGTTTTGGTTCCTATGCAATGTGAATACTTTGCTTTAGAAGGTTTGACTGCATTGATGGATACCATCAGTAAACTTGCAGCTGTAGTAAACGAGGATCTGAAGATCGAAGGTCTTCTACGTACAATGTATGATCCTCGTAACCGCTTATCGAATGAAGTCTCTGATCAACTCAAAAAACACTTCGGTAATAAAGTCTACCGAACTGTGATCCCTCGTAATGTGCGTCTGGCAGAAGCGCCAAGTCATGGCAAGCCAGCAATGTACTACGACAAATATTCCGCAGGTGCTAAAGCATACCTTGCTCTTGCAGGCGAAATGTTGCGTCGTGAAGAAGTCCCAGTATAA
- a CDS encoding ParB/RepB/Spo0J family partition protein, whose product MSKRGLGKGLDALLATSSLAREKQQVASHSQALSADGELIEIAVGCLKPGVYQPRKDIAPEALEELAASIQSQGIIQPIVVRHLTQDQFEIIAGERRWRAARQAGLKQVPCLVKKVADKAAIAMALIENIQREDLNVIEEAQALERLQNEFELTHQKVADVIGKSRATVSNLLRLNQLAEPVKALVVSKQLEMGHARALLALEGDVQVEAANTAASKQMTVRQTEQLVKKCLKPEVESESKPEDKEAIELSRRLTEKLQANVSVTRSVSGKSKVTITLDEPHKLEQLIAKLEY is encoded by the coding sequence ATGTCTAAGCGTGGTTTAGGAAAAGGGCTAGATGCATTGCTTGCAACTAGCTCGTTGGCTCGTGAAAAACAACAAGTTGCTTCTCATAGCCAGGCTTTGTCTGCTGATGGAGAACTGATCGAGATTGCTGTTGGTTGTTTAAAGCCTGGTGTATATCAACCGCGTAAGGATATTGCGCCTGAAGCGCTAGAAGAGTTGGCTGCTTCAATCCAATCTCAAGGCATTATTCAGCCGATTGTTGTGCGCCATTTAACGCAGGACCAGTTTGAGATTATCGCTGGTGAACGTCGTTGGAGAGCCGCTCGTCAAGCCGGTCTTAAGCAGGTTCCATGCCTAGTTAAGAAAGTTGCAGATAAGGCAGCTATTGCTATGGCATTGATCGAGAATATTCAGCGTGAAGACCTGAATGTCATCGAGGAAGCGCAGGCTCTTGAACGTTTACAGAACGAATTTGAACTGACGCACCAGAAGGTAGCTGATGTGATAGGTAAATCTCGCGCAACCGTGAGTAACCTACTGCGTCTTAACCAATTGGCTGAGCCGGTAAAGGCGTTGGTCGTGTCAAAGCAGCTTGAAATGGGCCATGCTCGTGCATTATTAGCACTTGAAGGCGATGTTCAGGTAGAAGCGGCTAACACCGCGGCAAGCAAACAAATGACCGTGCGTCAAACTGAGCAACTCGTCAAAAAGTGCTTAAAACCAGAGGTTGAGTCTGAATCGAAGCCCGAGGACAAAGAAGCCATCGAACTTTCACGAAGACTCACGGAAAAATTGCAAGCAAACGTTTCAGTTACTCGTTCTGTTAGCGGTAAGTCAAAAGTGACAATTACTCTTGATGAGCCTCACAAATTAGAGCAACTTATTGCTAAACTAGAGTACTAA
- a CDS encoding F0F1 ATP synthase subunit I, which yields MVAALARPGRVLAKQMLLIELSAVILVAIGLGLAVNPDWGFAALIGGGIFVIANVVFCVCAFLFCGARATKLVAASFYAGEVLKILITVLLFSIVYMYMQVELIPLKLTYLLVLGINIFAPVLFINNKK from the coding sequence ATGGTAGCGGCGTTAGCAAGACCAGGACGAGTGCTTGCAAAGCAAATGTTATTGATCGAGCTTAGCGCGGTTATATTAGTGGCGATAGGGTTAGGTTTAGCTGTTAATCCTGATTGGGGTTTTGCTGCATTAATCGGTGGCGGTATTTTTGTCATCGCGAATGTAGTTTTTTGTGTGTGTGCTTTCCTATTTTGTGGAGCTCGCGCAACTAAGTTAGTTGCGGCGTCGTTCTATGCTGGTGAAGTGCTCAAAATCTTAATCACAGTTTTACTATTCTCTATTGTCTACATGTATATGCAGGTGGAATTAATTCCCCTCAAACTGACCTATTTACTGGTTCTAGGTATTAATATCTTTGCGCCAGTGCTTTTCATTAACAATAAAAAATAG
- the atpB gene encoding F0F1 ATP synthase subunit A, whose amino-acid sequence MAAPTASGYIEHHLQNLSLAKFGLVEETSFWNVHIDSLFFSVLTGVLFLWVFRSVAKKATVGVPGKLQCFVEMVVEFVGDNVKETFHGRNPLVAPLALTIFCWIIIMNLMDLVPIDFLPYPAEHWLGIPYLKVVPTADVNITMAMALGVFALMIYYSIKVKGLGGFAKELALHPFNHPIMIPFNLVLEVISLLAKPLSLGMRLFGNMFAGEVVFILIAAMLPWYLQWVGALPWAIFHILVILIQAFVFMMLTIVYLSMAHEDSDH is encoded by the coding sequence ATGGCTGCGCCAACAGCATCCGGATACATTGAACACCATTTACAAAACCTTTCTTTAGCTAAGTTTGGTCTTGTAGAGGAAACAAGTTTCTGGAACGTACATATAGACAGTCTGTTTTTTTCTGTGCTGACAGGGGTGTTATTCCTTTGGGTTTTTCGCTCAGTCGCTAAGAAAGCAACAGTAGGTGTACCTGGTAAGCTTCAGTGTTTTGTTGAAATGGTAGTGGAATTCGTTGGCGACAACGTTAAAGAAACTTTCCATGGCCGCAATCCTCTGGTAGCTCCATTAGCACTGACTATATTCTGCTGGATTATCATAATGAACTTGATGGACTTAGTGCCTATCGATTTCTTACCGTATCCTGCAGAGCATTGGCTAGGTATCCCTTACTTGAAAGTGGTTCCTACAGCTGATGTAAATATAACAATGGCAATGGCTTTAGGTGTTTTTGCTCTGATGATCTACTACAGCATCAAAGTGAAAGGCTTGGGCGGATTTGCTAAAGAATTGGCACTGCATCCATTTAATCACCCAATCATGATTCCATTTAACTTGGTACTTGAGGTAATTTCGTTATTAGCGAAGCCACTATCTCTAGGTATGCGTTTATTTGGTAATATGTTTGCGGGTGAGGTGGTGTTTATTCTTATCGCGGCAATGCTACCGTGGTACTTACAATGGGTAGGTGCACTACCTTGGGCTATCTTCCATATCTTGGTTATTTTGATTCAAGCGTTTGTTTTCATGATGTTGACAATCGTTTATCTATCAATGGCCCATGAAGATAGTGATCACTAA
- the atpE gene encoding F0F1 ATP synthase subunit C → METVLSFSAIAVAIIVGLCAVGTAIGFAILGGKFLEGAARQPEMAPMLQVKMFIIAGLLDAVPMIGIVIALLFTFANPFVSQLAG, encoded by the coding sequence ATGGAAACTGTACTAAGTTTTTCAGCAATCGCTGTTGCTATCATTGTTGGTCTTTGTGCCGTAGGTACTGCAATTGGTTTTGCTATTCTTGGTGGTAAATTCCTAGAAGGCGCTGCGCGTCAACCTGAAATGGCTCCAATGCTACAAGTTAAGATGTTCATCATCGCTGGTCTACTGGATGCTGTTCCAATGATCGGTATCGTAATCGCACTACTATTCACGTTTGCTAACCCATTTGTAAGTCAGCTAGCAGGCTAA
- the atpF gene encoding F0F1 ATP synthase subunit B codes for MNMNATLLGQAIAFSLFVWFCMKYVWPPIMQAIEERQKKIADGLVAAERAAKDLNLAQANASEQMKEAKRTATEVIDQANKRKAQIIDEAREEAQAERQKILTQAEAEIEAERTRARDDLRKQVATLAIAGAEKILERTIDKDVHNDLLNNITAKL; via the coding sequence GTGAATATGAACGCAACTCTGTTAGGTCAAGCAATTGCTTTTTCGCTGTTTGTTTGGTTCTGCATGAAATATGTATGGCCACCAATTATGCAAGCAATTGAAGAACGTCAGAAAAAAATTGCTGACGGTCTTGTAGCCGCTGAACGCGCTGCTAAAGACTTGAACCTGGCACAAGCCAACGCTTCTGAGCAAATGAAGGAAGCGAAGCGCACTGCAACTGAGGTTATTGATCAGGCAAACAAACGTAAAGCTCAGATTATTGATGAAGCGCGCGAAGAGGCTCAGGCAGAACGCCAGAAGATCTTAACGCAAGCTGAAGCTGAAATTGAAGCTGAACGCACACGTGCCCGTGATGACCTGCGCAAACAAGTCGCAACTCTGGCTATAGCTGGTGCTGAGAAAATCCTTGAGCGTACTATCGATAAAGATGTACACAATGATCTTCTTAACAACATTACTGCAAAACTTTAA
- the atpH gene encoding F0F1 ATP synthase subunit delta, with product MSDLTTIARPYAKAAFDFAVDKGELDQWGQMLTFAAEVAQNDDVHNLLSSSMTAEKLAEVFIVICGEQFDEFGQNLIKVMAENGRLMAFPDVCKQFLLLKQEHEKEIDVEVTSAVELSEEQRSSIISKLELRLARKVQLNCSIDETLLSGVIIRAGDLVIDNSARSRLDRLSDALQS from the coding sequence ATGTCTGATTTGACTACAATCGCACGCCCCTATGCTAAAGCAGCGTTTGACTTTGCGGTGGATAAAGGTGAGCTAGACCAATGGGGTCAAATGCTTACTTTTGCTGCCGAAGTGGCACAAAATGATGATGTTCATAATTTATTAAGCAGTTCTATGACTGCTGAAAAGTTAGCTGAAGTATTCATTGTAATTTGTGGCGAACAATTTGATGAATTCGGTCAGAACTTAATTAAAGTGATGGCAGAGAATGGTCGTTTAATGGCCTTTCCTGATGTTTGCAAACAGTTCTTATTGCTTAAACAAGAGCATGAGAAAGAAATCGACGTTGAAGTAACTTCAGCCGTTGAGCTTTCTGAAGAACAACGTTCAAGCATCATCAGCAAATTGGAACTGCGCCTAGCGCGCAAAGTTCAGCTGAATTGCAGTATAGATGAGACTCTACTTAGTGGAGTTATTATTCGAGCCGGAGACCTAGTCATCGATAACTCAGCGCGCAGTCGTTTAGACCGCCTGAGCGATGCATTGCAGTCTTAA
- the atpA gene encoding F0F1 ATP synthase subunit alpha, whose product MQLNSTEISDLIKQRIESFDVVSEARNEGTIVSVSDGILSIHGLADVMQGEMIELPGGRYALALNLNRDSVGAVVMGPYADLQEGMKVTGTGRILEVPVGPEMLGCVVNTLGEPIDGKGPIEAKLTSPVEIIAPGVIDRKSVDQPVQTGYKSVDSMIPIGRGQRELVIGDRQTGKTAMAIDAIINQKDSGIFSIYVAIGQKASTIANVVRKLEEHGALANTVVVVASASESAALQYLAPYAGCAMGEYFRDRGEDALIVYDDLSKQAVAYRQISLLLKRPPGREAFPGDVFYLHSRLLERAARVSEAYVEKFTNGEVTGKTGSLTALPIIETQAGDVSAFVPTNVISITDGQIFLQTELFNAGVRPAVDPGISVSRVGGSAQTKIIKKLSGGIRTALAQYRELAAFAQFSSDLDEATKKQLDHGQKVTELMKQKQYAPMSVFDQALVIFAAERGYLQDVELSKVLDFEAALLSFARGQYADLATQIDATGAFNKEIEAELKKLVDDFKATQTW is encoded by the coding sequence ATGCAACTTAATTCCACTGAAATTAGCGATCTAATTAAACAACGTATTGAATCTTTCGACGTTGTTAGTGAAGCTCGCAATGAAGGTACTATCGTTTCTGTAAGCGATGGCATCCTTAGCATCCACGGCCTAGCGGACGTGATGCAAGGTGAAATGATCGAACTACCGGGTGGCCGTTACGCGCTAGCACTAAACTTGAACCGTGATTCGGTTGGTGCTGTTGTAATGGGCCCGTATGCTGACCTACAGGAAGGCATGAAAGTTACAGGTACTGGTCGTATTCTTGAAGTACCAGTAGGTCCTGAAATGCTTGGTTGTGTTGTAAACACGCTAGGTGAGCCAATTGATGGTAAAGGTCCTATCGAAGCGAAATTAACTTCGCCTGTAGAAATTATCGCACCAGGTGTAATCGACCGTAAATCGGTAGATCAACCTGTTCAAACTGGTTACAAGTCAGTTGACTCAATGATCCCTATCGGTCGTGGTCAACGTGAACTAGTAATCGGTGACCGTCAGACTGGTAAAACAGCAATGGCGATCGATGCGATTATCAACCAGAAAGACTCTGGTATTTTCTCTATCTACGTAGCTATCGGCCAAAAAGCGTCGACTATTGCTAACGTAGTTCGCAAACTAGAAGAGCACGGCGCACTGGCTAACACTGTTGTTGTTGTTGCATCGGCTTCTGAATCTGCAGCGCTGCAATACCTTGCACCGTATGCTGGTTGTGCGATGGGTGAATACTTCCGTGATCGCGGCGAAGATGCACTGATTGTTTATGATGATCTATCTAAGCAAGCGGTAGCTTACCGTCAAATTTCACTACTACTTAAGCGTCCACCTGGCCGTGAAGCGTTCCCTGGTGATGTTTTCTACCTTCACTCTCGTCTACTAGAGCGTGCTGCTCGTGTAAGCGAAGCATACGTAGAAAAGTTCACTAACGGTGAAGTGACAGGCAAGACTGGTTCTTTAACTGCTCTACCTATCATCGAAACGCAAGCTGGTGACGTATCTGCATTCGTACCAACGAACGTAATCTCGATTACTGATGGTCAGATCTTCCTACAAACTGAACTATTCAACGCGGGCGTACGTCCAGCTGTTGACCCTGGTATCTCAGTTTCTCGTGTAGGTGGTTCGGCGCAGACTAAAATCATCAAGAAGCTATCTGGCGGTATCCGTACTGCTCTAGCTCAATACCGTGAACTTGCAGCATTTGCACAGTTCTCATCGGATCTTGATGAAGCGACCAAAAAGCAACTAGACCACGGTCAAAAAGTTACAGAACTGATGAAGCAGAAACAATATGCTCCTATGTCTGTATTTGACCAAGCTCTAGTAATCTTCGCTGCAGAGCGTGGATACCTTCAAGACGTAGAACTTTCTAAAGTTCTAGATTTTGAAGCTGCTTTACTGTCGTTTGCTCGTGGTCAATACGCTGATCTAGCAACACAGATCGACGCAACGGGTGCTTTCAACAAAGAAATCGAAGCTGAGCTGAAGAAGCTTGTTGACGATTTCAAGGCAACCCAGACCTGGTAA
- the atpG gene encoding F0F1 ATP synthase subunit gamma encodes MAGAKEIRNKIGSVKSTQKITKAMEMVAASKMRRSQDAMEATRPYAETMRKVIGHLANGSLEYKHPYLEEREAKRVGYIIVSTDRGLCGGLNINLFKKAMNDMKDWSEKGADVELAIVGSKATAFFNNSGAKVAAQVSGLGDRPSLEDLIGSVSVMLKKYDEGELDRLFVVFNRFENTMVQEPTIDQLLPLPKSDSEDMKRDHAWDYIYEPEPKPLLDALLVRYVESQVYQGVVENLACEQAARMIAMKSATDNAGDIIDDLELVYNKARQSAITQELSEIVSGAAAV; translated from the coding sequence ATGGCCGGCGCAAAAGAGATACGTAATAAAATCGGTAGTGTTAAAAGCACACAGAAGATTACGAAAGCAATGGAAATGGTAGCAGCTTCAAAAATGCGTCGTTCTCAAGACGCAATGGAAGCTACTCGTCCATATGCAGAAACAATGCGTAAAGTGATCGGTCATTTGGCTAATGGTAGCCTCGAGTATAAGCATCCTTATCTTGAGGAACGTGAAGCCAAACGTGTTGGTTACATCATCGTTTCTACAGACCGTGGTCTTTGTGGTGGTTTGAACATTAACTTGTTCAAGAAAGCTATGAATGACATGAAAGATTGGTCTGAGAAAGGTGCTGATGTAGAGCTTGCAATTGTAGGTTCTAAAGCAACAGCATTTTTCAATAACAGCGGCGCGAAAGTAGCAGCTCAAGTTTCTGGTCTGGGCGATCGTCCAAGCCTTGAAGACTTGATTGGCTCTGTAAGCGTTATGCTGAAGAAATATGATGAAGGTGAATTGGATCGCCTGTTCGTAGTGTTTAACAGATTTGAAAACACTATGGTTCAAGAACCAACGATCGATCAATTACTTCCTTTGCCTAAATCAGACAGCGAAGACATGAAACGCGATCATGCTTGGGACTACATTTATGAGCCTGAGCCAAAACCATTACTAGATGCACTATTAGTTCGATACGTCGAATCTCAAGTGTATCAAGGTGTGGTAGAGAATCTTGCTTGTGAGCAAGCGGCTCGAATGATTGCAATGAAATCAGCAACAGATAACGCTGGTGACATTATTGATGACTTAGAACTTGTGTATAACAAAGCCCGTCAATCGGCGATTACACAAGAACTTTCTGAGATCGTTTCAGGCGCAGCTGCGGTTTAA
- the atpD gene encoding F0F1 ATP synthase subunit beta, whose amino-acid sequence MATGKIVQIIGAVVDVEFPQGEVPRVYDALNVNEVKERLVLEVQQQLGGGVVRAIVMGSSDGLRRGLTVENTGAPISVPVGTKTLGRIMNVLGDAIDECGEIGAEEHYAIHREAPSYEEQSNETSLLETGVKVIDLICPFAKGGKIGLFGGAGVGKTVNMMELINNIALQHSGLSVFAGVGERTREGNDFYFEMQEAGVVNIEKPEESKVAMVYGQMNEPPGNRLRVALTGLTMAERFRDEGRDVLLFVDNIYRYTLAGTEVSALLGRMPSAVGYQPTLAEEMGVLQERITSTKAGSITSVQAVYVPADDLTDPSPATTFAHLDATVVLNRNIASMGLYPAIDPLDSTSRQLDPLVVGQEHYDIARGVQSTLQRYKELKDIIAILGMDELSEEDKQVVSRARKIEKFLTQPYHVAEVFTGDPGVYVPLKETLRGFQGLLSGEYDDIPEQAFMYCGAIDEAIENAKKL is encoded by the coding sequence ATGGCTACAGGTAAGATCGTACAGATCATTGGTGCGGTAGTCGACGTAGAGTTCCCACAGGGCGAAGTACCTCGTGTATACGATGCTCTGAATGTTAATGAAGTGAAAGAGCGTCTAGTTCTTGAAGTTCAGCAACAACTTGGCGGTGGCGTAGTACGCGCAATCGTAATGGGTAGCTCTGATGGTTTACGTCGTGGTTTGACAGTTGAAAATACTGGCGCTCCAATCTCGGTACCAGTAGGTACTAAGACACTTGGTCGTATCATGAACGTCCTAGGTGACGCAATTGATGAGTGTGGTGAAATCGGTGCTGAAGAGCATTACGCAATTCACCGTGAAGCTCCAAGCTACGAAGAGCAGTCTAATGAGACTTCTCTTCTAGAAACTGGTGTTAAAGTAATCGACTTGATTTGTCCATTCGCTAAGGGTGGTAAAATCGGTCTATTCGGTGGTGCTGGTGTAGGTAAGACCGTTAACATGATGGAACTTATCAACAACATCGCACTTCAACACTCAGGCCTATCTGTATTTGCAGGTGTAGGTGAGCGTACTCGTGAAGGTAACGATTTCTACTTTGAGATGCAGGAAGCTGGTGTTGTAAACATCGAAAAACCTGAAGAATCAAAAGTAGCGATGGTTTACGGTCAGATGAACGAGCCACCAGGTAACCGTCTACGTGTTGCACTGACTGGTCTAACAATGGCAGAACGCTTCCGTGACGAAGGTCGTGACGTTCTACTGTTCGTTGATAACATCTACCGTTACACACTAGCAGGTACTGAAGTATCAGCACTTCTAGGTCGTATGCCTTCTGCGGTAGGTTACCAACCTACACTAGCTGAAGAAATGGGTGTTCTACAAGAGCGTATCACGTCAACTAAAGCTGGTTCTATCACGTCTGTACAGGCGGTATACGTACCTGCGGATGACTTGACTGACCCGTCTCCAGCAACAACGTTCGCTCACTTAGATGCAACGGTAGTACTTAACCGTAATATCGCATCTATGGGTCTATACCCAGCGATCGACCCGCTAGATTCTACTTCACGTCAACTGGATCCATTGGTAGTTGGACAAGAACACTACGACATCGCTCGTGGCGTTCAGTCTACACTTCAGCGCTATAAAGAGCTGAAAGATATCATTGCTATCCTAGGTATGGATGAGCTATCTGAAGAAGATAAGCAAGTCGTATCTCGTGCTCGTAAGATTGAGAAGTTCCTAACTCAGCCTTACCACGTAGCGGAAGTATTTACAGGTGACCCAGGCGTTTACGTACCTCTTAAAGAGACTCTACGTGGCTTCCAAGGTCTTCTATCTGGTGAATACGATGACATTCCAGAGCAAGCGTTCATGTACTGTGGTGCAATTGACGAAGCTATTGAGAATGCTAAGAAGCTATAA
- a CDS encoding F0F1 ATP synthase subunit epsilon encodes MAAITFHLDVVSAEKQLFSGLVETFQVTGSEGELGIFHGHTPLLTAIKPGMVRIVKQHGHEEIIYVSGGMVEVQPGTATVLADTAIRGEELDAAKAEEAKRKAVENIQNQHGDIDFAQAAGELAKAIAQLRVIELTKQRR; translated from the coding sequence ATGGCAGCAATAACCTTTCACCTAGACGTTGTAAGCGCAGAGAAACAACTTTTCTCTGGTCTTGTTGAAACGTTTCAGGTGACCGGTAGTGAGGGTGAGCTTGGTATTTTCCATGGTCACACTCCACTGCTGACCGCTATCAAGCCTGGTATGGTGCGTATTGTTAAGCAGCACGGCCACGAAGAAATCATTTATGTTTCTGGTGGTATGGTAGAAGTTCAACCTGGTACAGCGACTGTACTGGCTGATACGGCTATCCGTGGTGAAGAACTAGACGCAGCAAAGGCGGAAGAAGCTAAGCGCAAGGCTGTGGAGAATATCCAAAATCAGCATGGCGACATAGACTTCGCACAAGCGGCCGGTGAACTGGCTAAAGCCATTGCTCAGTTACGAGTTATCGAACTGACAAAACAGCGTCGCTAA